The Leishmania major strain Friedlin complete genome, chromosome 28 genome includes a region encoding these proteins:
- a CDS encoding putative 2-oxoglutarate dehydrogenase,E2 component, dihydrolipoamide succinyltransferase has protein sequence MFRRVSTRVLPTACSAAHNLNLRFCLSINVPTIAESISTGKVVNWTKKVGDAVAEDEVICQIESDKLNVDVRAPANGVITKINFEEGADVEVGAQLSTMKEGPAPAAAAPKAAEVKLDAPKAEPPKAAAPAASAPAAPAAPAAAAKPAMHTIAGADPRTKSVRISSMRRRIADRLKASQNTCAMLTTFNEIDMTPLFQLRDKYKDEFHKRHDVKLGLMSPFVKASAIALKDVPIVNASFGKDTIDYHEFVDIAIAVATPRGLVVPVIRDVQNMNLANIETAIADYAARARINKLTMAEMTGGTFTISNGGVFGSWMGTPIINPPHSAILGMHAIKKKPWVVGNEIKIRDIMAVALTYDHRLIDGSDAVTFLVKVKNLIEDPARMVLDLS, from the coding sequence ATGTTTCGTCGGGTGTCGACGCGCGTGTTGCCCACTGCGTGCAGTGCGGCCCACAACTTGAACCTCCGTTTCTGCCTCAGCATCAACGTACCCACAATCGCCGAGTCCATCAGTACGGGTAAGGTTGTGAACTGGACGAAGAAggtcggcgacgccgtcgccgaggacgaaGTGATTTGCCAGATCGAGTCTGACAAGCTCAACGtcgacgtgcgtgcgccggcGAACGGCGTCATTACGAAGATCAATTTCGAGGAGGGCGCTGATGTCGAGGTCGGCGCGCAACTGTCCACAATGAAGGAGGGccctgcgccagcggcggctgcaccgaAGGCTGCGGAAGTCAAGTTGGACGCACCCAAGGCGGAGCCGCCGAAGGCGGCCGCCCCAGCTGCTTCGGCGCCGGCCGCTCCTGCCGCacctgcggcggccgccaagCCCGCGATGCACACCATAGCCGGCGCTGACCCGCGCACAAAGAGCGTCCGCATCTCCTCgatgcgccgccgcatcgccgacCGCCTCAAGGCCAGCCAGAACACGTGCGCCATGCTGACCACCTTCAATGAGATCGACATGACTCCGCTGTTCCAGCTGCGCGACAAGTACAAGGACGAGTTCCACAAGCGCCATGACGTGAAGCTGGGACTGATGTCGCCCTTCGTGAAGGCGAGCGCGATTGCGCTCAAGGACGTGCCAATCGTGAACGCATCCTTTGGCAAGGACACTATTGACTACCACGAGTTCGTAGATATCGCGATCGCcgtggcgacgccgcgcggcCTTGTTGTGCCCGTAATCCGTGATGTGCAGAACATGAACTTGGCAAACATCGAGACCGCCATCGCCGACTacgccgcgcgtgcgcgcatcaACAAGCTGACCATGGCGGAGATGACTGGAGGCACCTTCACCATCTCCAACGGCGGCGTCTTCGGGTCTTGGATGGGCACGCCGATCATCAACCCGCCGCATAGCGCCATCCTTGGCATGCACGCCATCAAGAAGAAGCCGTGGGTGGTGGGTAACGAGATCAAGATCCGCGACATCATGGCGGTCGCTCTGACCTACGACCACCGCCTTATCGACGGTAGCGACGCGGTGACCTTCCTCGTGAAGGTGAAGAATCTGATCGAGGACCCGGCGCGTATGGTGCTGGACCTCTCGTAG